Proteins encoded together in one Bactrocera neohumeralis isolate Rockhampton chromosome 4, APGP_CSIRO_Bneo_wtdbg2-racon-allhic-juicebox.fasta_v2, whole genome shotgun sequence window:
- the LOC126755299 gene encoding serum response factor homolog isoform X2, protein MDPTRGDSRYNLNYPMSGIGLSLADQADLYGGNPAAVSALGGRPPSGGLIQPMGGGAGVGFSSRASGLMPNSTQCQSLVSGAGNSTGGHTSQQRGIKRAGSDCYEDHHRSSSATGMSTQSLQGLDCVGGSAQQSAQQQQQQQQQQQQQSQVSGNVPDVVDDSYTALQNKKSPPANGKKTKGRVKIKMEYIDNKLRRYTTFSKRKTGIMKKAYELSTLTGTQVMLLVASETGHVYTFATRKLQPMITSEAGKQLIQTCLNSPDPPSVGGGDQRMSATGFEETELSYNIADEDSKVRQLIYGHHGHAHLSHPQAPASHYGLEQSIMQSPYSGGQPSPLSHAQAYATHGGHAHHTHVPHVPHSTHSHMSHTHAQR, encoded by the exons ATGGATCCTACGCGAGGTGACTCGCGCTACAACCTCAACTATCCTATGAGCGGCATCGGCCTAAGTTTGGCCGATCAAGCCGACTTGTATGGTGGTAATCCAGCGGCTGTTAGTGCGCTTGGCGGTCGTCCACCATCAGGCGGCCTCATACAGCCGATGGGTGGTGGTGCCGGTGTTGGGTTCAGTTCCCGTGCGAGCGGTCTCATGCCCAACAGTACACAGTGTCAATCGTTGGTTAGCGGTGCTGGCAACAGTACAGGTGGCCATACAAGTCAACAGCGCGGCATCAAACGTGCTGGTTCCGATTGTTATGAAGATCATCATCGTAGTAGTAGTGCTACGGGTATGTCTACACAATCGCTGCAAGGACTCGATTGTGTTGGCGGTAGCGCGCAACAAAGtgcacaacagcaacagcagcagcaacaacaacaacagcaacagagTCAAGTGAGTGGCAATGTGCCGGATGTGGTGGACGACAGTTATACTGCGTTGCAAAACAAAAAGTCACCTCCTGCTAATGGCAAGAAGACAAAAGGGCGAGTCAAaatcaaaatggaatatattgATAATAAATTGCGTAGATATACGACATTTTCCAAACGTAAAACCGGCATCATGAAAAAG GCATACGAACTGTCCACACTAACCGGCACCCAAGTGATGCTGTTAGTCGCCTCCGAGACTGGACACGTTTACACGTTCGCCACCCGCAAACTACAACCAATGATCACATCCGAGGCTGGTAAACAACTAATACAAACATGTCTCAACTCACCGGATCCGCCCAGTGTGGGTGGCGGTGATCAACGCATGTCAGCGACTGGCTTCGAAGAGACCGAATTAAGCTATAACATAGCGGACGAGGACTCAAAAGTAAGACAATTAATTTACGGTCATCACGGTCACGCCCATCTCAGTCATCCGCAAGCGCCTGCATCACACTACGGACTCGAGCAGAGTATAATGCAATCGCCATATAGCGGTGGTCAACCATCGCCACTGTCGCATGCGCAAGCATATGCAACACATGGCGGGCATGCGCATCACACGCACGTGCCACATGTGCCACATTCGACGCACTCGCATATGTCGCATACGCATGCGCAGCGATAG